The sequence CCGTGAAACAGCGCTTTACGCCGCGGCGTAAAGCCCTACTTTCTCCTCAGGCGGACGAACTTCTCCGCCTCCATCACGACCACCAATCCAAATGCAAACAGCAGCAGTTCCCTCCAGACCTGCAGTGACACCGGTTCCAGCGAGAGCAGTTGCTGCGTCCAGGGAAGCTGCATGGCGGCGATATGGACGGCTTGCGCGGCAATGATCGAGAGCGGCAGCAGCAGGTTCTTGAAATGGCTGATTTTGAAGAGGTAGCGCGTTTCGCTCCGGCTGTTGAACGCGTGCAGGTTCTCAAAAAGGACCATCAGCAGCAGGGTGTCATTGCGCGCGGACTCTATCGGGACGCCCTGGGCGAGCAGCGTATAGAAGACCCCGAAACCGATCAACCCCATATAGGCTGCGCCCAGGACGATCCGCTGGATCATCAGGGCGTTGAAAATGGGCTCTTTGGGCGGGCGCGGACCGCGTTTGAGCACGTGCGGTTCGGCCGGTTCCAGCCCCAGGGCGACGTCCTGAATACCGTTGGTGACGAGGTTGAGCCAGAGCAGGTGGATGGGCAGCAGGGGCACGGGGGTGGCGAAGGCCAGGGAGAGCAGCACGAGGATGATCTCCGCCAGCCCGGTGGAGATGAGCAGGTGAATGACCTTGCGGATGTTGTCATAGGCGCGGCGCCCCTCTTCGACCCCGCCCACGATCGAGGTAAACGCATCGTCGGTGAGGATCAGGTCTGCGTTCTCTTTGGCCACGTCTGTGCCGGATTTTCCCATCGCGATGCCGATATGGGCGCTTTTGAGCGCCGGGGCGTCATTGACGCCGTCGCCGGTGACGGCGACATAGTGCCCCAGCCCCTGGAAGGCGCGGACGATCTGAAGCTTCTGCTCCGGCGAGACGCGGGCGAAGACGCGGATGTCGGCCAGGGCATGCGGGTCGCCGCCGTTCTCATACCAGTGGCTGAGCGCCTCCCCGTCCATCACCTGTTCCATCCCCGCTGCCATGTTGAGCCGTTTGGCGATATGCAGCGCCGTTTCGGGGTGGTCGCCCGTGACCATGACGACGGTGATACCGGCTTCGTGGCAGTGGGCAAGCGAGGTTTCCACGCCGTCGCGCAGGGGGTCGGTGATGGCGGCAAGGCCCGCCCAGACGAAGCGTTTTGATGCCATGGCTTCTTGGAGGTGCGGCGTCGTCGTATCGGCGTAGGCGACCCCGATGAGGCGGTACCCCTCCCGGGCCAGGCTGTTGACCTCTGCGAGCAGCGCGTCGCGTTCGGAAGGGGCGATGCTGCAGACCGCGAGGATGACTTCGGGCGAGCCTTTGATGGCGGCGAAGTAGCCCGTCTCCGTCTCGATCACGGCACCGGAATATTTCTGCGCGGGCTCATAGGGGATGAGATCGGTTTTCGGATACTCCATCCGCTCCAGTACGGTCTCGTTTTGCCGCTGGGCGTACAGGGCCAGGGCGACGTCGACCTGGTCGCCGCCGAACGTTCCCTGTCGGTTGCGGTAGGCTTCGTTGGCGATGACGATTGCTTCGAGTGCCTTTACCGCGTCTGCCGCCCCCTCAAAAGATTCGACGCTGAGCCGGTTCTGGGTCAGCGTCCCCGTCTTGTCGGTGGCGATGAGGGTGCAAGAGCCCAGCGCTTCGATGGCCGGGAGTTTGCGGACGATGACGTTGCGCCGGGACATGGCGACCGCCGCCGAGGCAAGCGCGACGGTGATGGCGACGGGAAGCCCTTCGGGAACGGCGGAGACGAAGAGGGCGACCGTGAGGAAGAAGACCTCGAGCAGCGGGGTCCCCCGGAAGAGCGACAGTGCGATGATCAGCAGGGAGATGACGCCGACGGCGGCCGCGATCTTGAGCGAAAAGGTTTCCAGGCGCGCGATGAGGGGGACCTTGACGGCCGACCTGCCGATGAGGAGTTCGGCGATCCGCCCGATCTGCGTATGCAGCCCGACGGCGCTGACGATACCCCTGGCCCGCCCGCTGGTGATGTAGGTCCCGGCGAAGAGCATGTTGCTGCGGTCACCCAGGGGGAGGTCGGGGTCATCGAAAATGGCCATCGCATCCTTGCCGACTTCCAGGGATTCGCCGGTCAGCAGCGACTCGTCGGCGGAGAGGTGATAGGTGTGGAGGAGCCGGAGGTCGGCCGGGACCTTGTCCCCGCTCTCGATCACGACGATATCGCCCAGGGCGAGCCCCGCGGCATCGATGAGCTCCTCTTTGCCGTCGCGCAGCACCTTCGCCAGGGTCCTGACACTGTGCCGCAGGGCATGGGCCTGCCGGTCGGCGCTGTGTTCGAGCACCGTCCCGATGGCGGCGTTGATGATCAGCACGGCGAGGATAAATCCGGCGTCGAGGTTTTCGCCGATGCCGAAGCTGATCAGCGCGGCGACGAGCAGGATGAGGATGATGGGGTTTTTGAACTGGGAAAAGATGATGCGCAGCAGGGGAATAGGCGGGGCGACCGGGAGGGCGTTGGGGCCGTCGCGCAACAGGCGCACCTCGGCTTCAGCCGTACTCAGGCCGCTGCTGCTGCTGTCAAAATGCCTGAAGGTCGTGTCGATCCCCAGGGTATGGTGCGCGTCGAATTCCATACACCTATTGTATCAGGAGATCGGGTGAATCGGTACGGTTGCGTTCAGCCCCTGTCGCGGTTGAAAAAGGCAAGGACGAGGGCGACGACGATCAAGACGCCGAAGGTGACCCCCCAGATAAGCAGGTTGGTGTCCCCGTCGAGGGGAGGATTGGTCGGATTCATGGTTGCTCGCTTTCATCCCGGGTGAGGTAGACCCAGTAGTCCCGGTAACTGTAGCCCCGGTTCAGGAAATAGAGTTGCAAAACGGCGACGCGGTAGAGCGTCAGCACCATCTTTGCAAAGGGGACGGCGAGGCTGAGCCCCGAGAACCATCCCTGTGGTTTTTTTCCGCGGGTTTCCAGCATGGTTTCCATACCGATATTCTGCATAAGGTGCCAGCTGAAAAGGAAAGAAAAAATGAAGTTCGCCACCACCCCGAGGAGGGCGACGGCAATGAGGTCCTGTTCGAAAAGACCGAAGAGCACTGCTTAGGCGTTCTCGATGGCGTCTTGGAGGATTTTGGTCGCCGCAGCTTTGTTCTGGTAGTCTTTGACCTTGACCCATTTGCCCGGCTCGAGCGCTTTGTAGGTTTCGAAGAAGTTTTTGATCTTCGCCAGGGTGTGCTTCGGCAGGTCGTCGATATCCTGGATCTCTTCGAAAGTCGGGTCGATCTTGGAGACCGGCACGGCCAGCAGTTTCTCGTCGATACCGCTTTCGTCTTCCATGATCAGAACACCGATCAGGCGGCAGTTCACGACGGAACCGGCCTGCATCGGGTACTCGGTCAGGACGAGGACGTCAGCCGGGTCGCCGTCCTGGGAAAGGGTCTTGTTGACAAAGCCGTAGTTGGCCGGATAGTACATCGCAGAGTGCATGACGCGGTCGACGACGACGGCACCGCTCTCTTTTTCAATTTCATACTTGATGTTGGACCCGTAAGGGATCTCGATCACCGCTTTGACTTTGTCCGGGTTTTCTCCGTAACCGATTTTGCTCAAATCCATAGCGTTCTCCAAAAATATTTGCGTGATTGTAGCAAAGCGGACCTCTGAAATCCCTGTAGGGCTCAAAAACCGATGGCGGTGTATGGTAACAGTCCAGGCTTAGGGAGATGGGATTTTTCGGTAGTATCATACGATTTTTATCTTCTTTTCTATACTATAGGCCGAGTAATTTTATGAAGGCGCAGGCTTTCAAAACTGTAACAAGGGTAGATCATGGAAGTGAACCTCGTAGCCGAGGGGCTCAAATTCATGGTGCTCGGTATGGGCATCGTCTTTTTGTTCCTCACGCTGATGATTTTTGCGATGAATGTCATGTCAAAGATCATTCACCGCTATTTCCCGGAACCGCAGGCGGCAGAGTCGGGAAAGTCCGCTCCGGCAGCGGCGGATAAACTGAAGAAGGTGGCGGCGATTGCTGCGGCCATTCACCACCACAACACAAAGTAAGGATTGGCATGGCGAAAAAATTCATTGACGTGATGGATACGACGTTCCGCGACGGCTTTCAGTCCGTTTTCGGCGGACGGGTACTGCTGAACGACTTCCTGCCGGCAGTCGAAGCGGCAAAAGAGGCGGGGATCACCCACTTCGAGTTCGGCGGGGGCGCACGCTTCCAGGTGCCTTATTTCTACCTCAACGAGAACGCTTTTGACAACATGGACAAATTCCGCGAGATCGTCGGTCCCGATGCGAACCTGCAGACGCTGGCGCGGGGGGTCAACACGGTGATGCTCGACACGGGCAGCCGCGAGCTGGTCGACCTGCACGCAAAGATGTTCAAAAAGCACGGGACGACAACGATCCGCAACTTCGATGCCCTCAACGATGTGAACAACCTCATTGACAGCGGCCGCAGCATCGTCAACCACGGCCTGAAGCACGAAGTCGTCGTGACGATGATGGACCTCCCTCCGGGTTGTGAAGGTGCGCACACCGTAGAGTTCTACGAGAAGATCCTCCGTGACATCCTCGATGCGGAGATCCCGTACGACTCCGTCTGTTTCAAGGACGCCACCGGTACGGCCAACCCGCAGAAAGTCTATGAGACGATCAAAATGGCACGCAGACTGCTGCCGGAAGGGACACATATCCGCCTGCATACGCAGGAAACTGCCGGTATCAGCGTCGCGCAGAACCTCGCAGCCCTCGAAGCGGGCGCGGACGGTATCGATGCCGCCGCTCACCCGGTCTCCGGCGGTACGAGCCAGCCGGACCTGCTCGTGATGATGCACGCCATCAAGGGTAAGGATTACGATTTCGGCTTCGATTTCGAGAAGATCCTCAAATACGAAGCGACCCTCAAAGAGTGTCTGGCGGACTACTTCATCCCGCCGGAAGCGACCATGGTCGAGCCGCTGATCCAGTTCTCCCCGATGCCGGGCGGCGCCCTCACGGCGAACACGCAGATGCTGCGCGACAACAACATGATGGACAAGTTCCACGATGCGATCCTCGCGATGCGCGAAGTTGTCGAAAAGGGCGGCTACGGCACCTCCGTCACCCCGGTTTCCCAGTTCTATTTCCAGCAGGCGCTCAACAATACCCTGATGGGGCCGTGGAACAAGATTGCACCGGGTTACGGCCGCATGGTCCTGGGCTACTTCGGCAAGACGCCGGTGGCGCCGGATGCCGAGGTCGTCAAGATCGCCGCGGAGCAGCTCGGACTCGAGCCGACAACGGAAAAGGCGATCGATCTCGCCGACAAAGACGAAAAGAAATCCGTCGCCTTCTGGACCAAGCGTCTTGAAGAAGAGGGGATCGAAACCACTGAAGAGAACATCTTCATCGCAGCTGCCTGTGATGAAAAAGGGATCACCTTCCTTAAAGGTGAAGCGGAAGTCAACGTCCGCAAACTTTCCGAAATGCAAAACGAAAAAGAGGAGTGTCAAGGTATGGGTTCAGGAAACTACACAGTCGTCGTCGACGGTCAGAAATTCAGCGTTCAGGTCGCCGAGGGCGATGCAAACATCCAGGTGACAGCGGTTCAGGGCGAAGCCGCAGCATCTGCAGCGGCACCGGCCGGTGAAGGCGAAGAGATCAAGGCACTGCTGCCGGGTAACGTCTGGAAAGTCGTTGCCAACCCGGGCCAGAGCGTCGCGGAAGGCGAAAAGATCATGATCCTTGAATCCATGAAAATGGAGATCGATGTCCTTGCACCGCGCGGCGGCGTTATCAAGTCCATCAACGTCAACGTCAACGATAAGGTCGTCGAAGGCCAGGTTGTCGCGGTAATCGGATAAGCGGATGAGAACGCTGTTTATCAAACTGCTGCTGGCATTGTCGCTGTTCGGCGCCGTGTCGGCGTCGGCATCCGATGCCCATGCCGCGCATGAGGCGCCGGCGGTGGAACAAAAGGCCTACGAGTCGCACAGCATCGGTCACCTCCTGACCAACTTTGCCAAGTCCACCGGTGTCTACGCGAT is a genomic window of Sulfurimonas sp. HSL1-2 containing:
- a CDS encoding HAD-IC family P-type ATPase — translated: MEFDAHHTLGIDTTFRHFDSSSSGLSTAEAEVRLLRDGPNALPVAPPIPLLRIIFSQFKNPIILILLVAALISFGIGENLDAGFILAVLIINAAIGTVLEHSADRQAHALRHSVRTLAKVLRDGKEELIDAAGLALGDIVVIESGDKVPADLRLLHTYHLSADESLLTGESLEVGKDAMAIFDDPDLPLGDRSNMLFAGTYITSGRARGIVSAVGLHTQIGRIAELLIGRSAVKVPLIARLETFSLKIAAAVGVISLLIIALSLFRGTPLLEVFFLTVALFVSAVPEGLPVAITVALASAAVAMSRRNVIVRKLPAIEALGSCTLIATDKTGTLTQNRLSVESFEGAADAVKALEAIVIANEAYRNRQGTFGGDQVDVALALYAQRQNETVLERMEYPKTDLIPYEPAQKYSGAVIETETGYFAAIKGSPEVILAVCSIAPSERDALLAEVNSLAREGYRLIGVAYADTTTPHLQEAMASKRFVWAGLAAITDPLRDGVETSLAHCHEAGITVVMVTGDHPETALHIAKRLNMAAGMEQVMDGEALSHWYENGGDPHALADIRVFARVSPEQKLQIVRAFQGLGHYVAVTGDGVNDAPALKSAHIGIAMGKSGTDVAKENADLILTDDAFTSIVGGVEEGRRAYDNIRKVIHLLISTGLAEIILVLLSLAFATPVPLLPIHLLWLNLVTNGIQDVALGLEPAEPHVLKRGPRPPKEPIFNALMIQRIVLGAAYMGLIGFGVFYTLLAQGVPIESARNDTLLLMVLFENLHAFNSRSETRYLFKISHFKNLLLPLSIIAAQAVHIAAMQLPWTQQLLSLEPVSLQVWRELLLFAFGLVVVMEAEKFVRLRRK
- the ppa gene encoding inorganic diphosphatase; amino-acid sequence: MDLSKIGYGENPDKVKAVIEIPYGSNIKYEIEKESGAVVVDRVMHSAMYYPANYGFVNKTLSQDGDPADVLVLTEYPMQAGSVVNCRLIGVLIMEDESGIDEKLLAVPVSKIDPTFEEIQDIDDLPKHTLAKIKNFFETYKALEPGKWVKVKDYQNKAAATKILQDAIENA
- a CDS encoding OadG family transporter subunit — its product is MEVNLVAEGLKFMVLGMGIVFLFLTLMIFAMNVMSKIIHRYFPEPQAAESGKSAPAAADKLKKVAAIAAAIHHHNTK
- a CDS encoding biotin/lipoyl-containing protein encodes the protein MAKKFIDVMDTTFRDGFQSVFGGRVLLNDFLPAVEAAKEAGITHFEFGGGARFQVPYFYLNENAFDNMDKFREIVGPDANLQTLARGVNTVMLDTGSRELVDLHAKMFKKHGTTTIRNFDALNDVNNLIDSGRSIVNHGLKHEVVVTMMDLPPGCEGAHTVEFYEKILRDILDAEIPYDSVCFKDATGTANPQKVYETIKMARRLLPEGTHIRLHTQETAGISVAQNLAALEAGADGIDAAAHPVSGGTSQPDLLVMMHAIKGKDYDFGFDFEKILKYEATLKECLADYFIPPEATMVEPLIQFSPMPGGALTANTQMLRDNNMMDKFHDAILAMREVVEKGGYGTSVTPVSQFYFQQALNNTLMGPWNKIAPGYGRMVLGYFGKTPVAPDAEVVKIAAEQLGLEPTTEKAIDLADKDEKKSVAFWTKRLEEEGIETTEENIFIAAACDEKGITFLKGEAEVNVRKLSEMQNEKEECQGMGSGNYTVVVDGQKFSVQVAEGDANIQVTAVQGEAAASAAAPAGEGEEIKALLPGNVWKVVANPGQSVAEGEKIMILESMKMEIDVLAPRGGVIKSINVNVNDKVVEGQVVAVIG